The Kribbella sp. HUAS MG21 genome includes the window AGCACCTGCCGGTCGGTCCGGGTGCCGCTGAGGATCGCCTCGAGCAGCTCGACCGCGCGCAGCCCCATCGCGCGCCGCGGTACGTGGAACCCGGTGAAGTCGAGGTCGCTGGGCGCCGGCCGGGTCGCGTCGCCGAGCGCGATCACGGAGAGTTCCCCGGGTACGTCGATCCCGCGCGCACTCGCGGCCTCGACCACCGCGATCGCGTCCGCCCGCTCCTCGACAAACACCGCGGTGATGTCCCGGTCGAGCAACACGTCGAGGAGCTCGCCCGCGGCCTGGGTCGCCGCGCCGGACGTCGACCTGGCGAGGGCGGGCACCTGCAGCGCGCGACGGCCGGCTGCCTGCTGGAAACCCTGGAACCTGTCGGCGGAGGACTCCGCGCCGGATCCGGGGCCCGCGAAGGCGAGGCGGCGGTGCCCGATCGACTGGGCCCGCTCGACCACGGTGCGGGTCGCGGCGACGTAGTCGGCGCCGACGTACGGGACCGGGCCGCCGGCGTCGTCGCGGCGGCCGACCGAGACGAACGGGTACTCCTCGGTGATCAGCCGGGCCAGC containing:
- a CDS encoding LacI family DNA-binding transcriptional regulator, yielding MPDKVTSRLTQRDIARLAKVSQTTVSLVLNNRSDATARIPAETRNRVLKVIRETGYQADPLARRMTQQRNQILGVFTYESVFPSASGDFYHPFLAGIEDCAERLGWDLLLFTSAPVTEGRRRIFHENNRLRIADGCLLLGRQIPTEELARLITEEYPFVSVGRRDDAGGPVPYVGADYVAATRTVVERAQSIGHRRLAFAGPGSGAESSADRFQGFQQAAGRRALQVPALARSTSGAATQAAGELLDVLLDRDITAVFVEERADAIAVVEAASARGIDVPGELSVIALGDATRPAPSDLDFTGFHVPRRAMGLRAVELLEAILSGTRTDRQVLLPCELTDGITLTPPRGA